One Cydia splendana chromosome 23, ilCydSple1.2, whole genome shotgun sequence DNA window includes the following coding sequences:
- the LOC134801819 gene encoding regulator of chromosome condensation yields the protein MPAARGVKRTASKTNSATSASVPKNKKKRAAFQLEIPSAPKKRGSVFTCGQGDVGQLGLGEDVIETTKFKYVSGLGDKIVDVCAGGMHTIALDSDGKVWTFGCNDEGALGRPTSGETEEGTAGAVKLPAKAVAISAGDSHSAALLEDGQVYAWGAFRDSHGSMGLVVRGREGKACREPVRIDIGEPAADVASGGDHLVILSTTGGVYTMGCGEQGQLGRLAQRSASRDSRQGFSALLAPAKVTLKWAASHIWAGYHATFALDVAADKMFAWGLNNYGQLGITGEKRKTALYAPTECDAFTQGSGWQRVACGQHHSLALDSKGQVFAVGRCEYGRLGLGDRAGDAETLEPVPALVGKKCVSIAAGTCNSFAVTDTGEILGWGMGSEGQLGTGAATDAAAPTPAAAAFQARRPGKVAAGAQHTAILALDTSPVKEKSPTPEMETEEQPVEAKETKGKEKPKGRQNKKQKRGEQEDEVSSTSSAQPEVPEETKPQKVNGDEKKETPMEVDESDNSQDKKEDTQPDTEAVEPPKTEKTEAAPTEKASEPTPEPAPEKPEATKPELSDSSQDSQETDKPTDVEMKDEKVNGAPEEEKTEVEAKKVEAIPNDTVVATTA from the exons ATGCCGGCCGCGCGGGGCGTTAAACGCACAGCGTCGAAAACCAACTCTGCCACGTCAGCCAGCGTCCCGAAGAATAAGAAGAAACGCGCAG CGTTCCAGCTTGAAATACCGAGCGCACCCAAGAAGAGGGGTTCCGTATTCACATGCGGCCAGGGTGATGTAGGCCAATTGGGTCTTGGGGAAGATGTTATTGAGACCACTAA ATTCAAGTATGTGTCGGGTCTCGGGGACAAAATTGTGGATGTGTGTGCCGGTGGCATGCACACCATTGCTCTGGACTCTGATGGAAAG GTGTGGACCTTCGGCTGCAACGACGAAGGCGCGCTCGGGCGCCCTACGTCCGGGGAAACTGAGGAAGGCACCGCGGGCGCTGTGAAACTCCCCGCCAAGGCTGTCGCCATCTCGGCCGGGGACTCCCACTCCGCCGCCCTGCTGGAGGACGGGCAGGTCTATGCTTGGGGAGCCTTTAGG GACTCGCACGGCAGCATGGGGCTGGTGGTGCGCGGCCGCGAGGGCAAGGCGTGCCGCGAGCCTGTCCGTATCGACATCGGCGAGCCCGCCGCCGACGTGGCCTCCGGCGGAGACCATCTCGTCATCCTGTCT ACGACGGGTGGCGTCTACACGATGGGTTGCGGCGAGCAGGGCCAGCTCGGGCGCCTGGCCCAACGCTCCGCCTCCAGGGACTCGAGGCAGGGATTCA GTGCTCTACTGGCGCCGGCGAAGGTGACCCTAAAGTGGGCGGCGTCGCACATCTGGGCCGGCTACcacgccaccttcgcgctcgaCGTCGCCGCTGACAAGATGTTCGCCTGGGGGCTCAATAATTACGGGCAACTCG GTATAACAGGAGAAAAACGCAAGACAGCCCTATACGCGCCAACAGAATGCGACGCCTTCACTCAAGGCAGCGGTTGGCAGAGAGTTGCTTGCGGGCAACATCACTCGCTCGCTTTGGATTCTAAGGGGCAAGTGTTCGCTGTTGGCCGATGCGAGTATGGACG GTTAGGCCTCGGCGATAGGGCAGGAGACGCGGAGACCCTCGAGCCGGTGCCGGCGCTCGTCGGTAAGAAGTGCGTCAGCATCGCCGCGGGCACCTGCAACAGTTTCGCTGTCACCGATACAG gTGAGATCCTCGGGTGGGGCATGGGCAGCGAGGGCCAGCTCGGCACGGGCGCCGCCACGGACGCCGCGGCGCCcacgccggccgccgccgccttCCAAGCGCGGCGGCCGGGGAAGGTCGCCGCCGGCGCGCAACACACTGCAATACTCGCG CTAGACACATCACCGGTCAAAGAAAAGTCCCCGACACCAGAAATGGAGACGGAGGAACAGCCAGTAGAAGCGAAGGAGACCAAAGGAAAGGAGAAGCCGAAGGGCAGACAGAACAAGAAGCAGAAGAGAGGAGAGCAAGAGGATGAGGTGTCTTCCACGTCGAGCGCGCAGCCTGAAGTACCGGAGGAGACGAAACCGCAG aAGGTAAATGGCGATGAGAAGAAAGAAACTCCAATGGAAGTAGACGAATCTG ACAACTCACAAGACAAAAAAGAAGACACGCAACCCGACACGGAAGCTGTCGAGCCACCAAAAACGGAAAAAACAGAAGCGGCACCCACAGAGAAAGCCTCAGAACCAACCCCGGAACCGGCACCAGAGAAACCTGAGGCAACCAAACCAGAGCTCTCCGACTCCAGCCAAGACTCCCAAGAGACAGACAAACCGACAGACGTTGAGAtgaaagatgaaaaagtgaatGGGGCACCGGAAGAGGAGAAAACGGAAGTGGAAGCCAAGAAAGTGGAGGCGATACCAAACGACACAGTTGTGGCCACCACGGCGTGA